GTTGAGCAGCCAGCGGGTGCCGCGCTCGACCAGGCGCCGCGAGTGCAGCCGGATCCGGGTCTGCACCTCCGCCGCGACCGTGTTGTCGAGCGTCTCGACCGCGTCCCAGACCCGGCCCAGGCCGAAGATCTCACGGGCCGCGGTCTGCGCCCGGACGATCTCCTCCAGGGAGGCCCCGGTCTCTTCCCGCAGCCGGTGCAGGAAGGTCGAACCGCCGCTGTTGACGGTGTCGTTGACCAGCACCGTCGTGATGATCTCGCGGCGCAGGGCGTGCGCGTCGATCTGCTCGGCGAAGGCCGTCCGCAGCGCCTCGGGGAAGTACGCGAAGAGCAGCCGCTCGAGGTACTTGTCGTCCGGGAGGTCGGTGGCGAGCAGTTCCTCGGCCGTGGTGATCTTGATGTAGGCGAGCAGGACGGCGAGCTCGGGCTGGGTCAGCCCGCGGCCCTGGGAGAGCCGCTCGCGGATCTGCCGGTCGTTGGGCAGGAACTCCAGGGCCCGGTCCAGGTGCCCGTCACGGGTGAGCCGGCGCATGATCCGCTGGTGGGCGTGGAGCAGGCTGGGGGCCTGGGCCACGGCGTTGGCGAGCGCCGTGTTCTGCGCGTAGTTGTTGCGCAGAACCAGCTCGCCGACCTCGTCGGTCATCTCGGCGAGCAGCTTGTTGCGCTGCTTGACGGTCATGTCGCCGTCGGTGACCAGGGCGTTGAGCAGGATCTTGATGTTCACCTCGTGGTCCGAGGTGTCCACGCCGGCGCTGTTGTCGATGGCGTCGGTGTTGATCCTGCCGCCGGTGGACTCCGGTCCGCCCGACAGCGCGAACTCGATCCGGCCGAGCTGGGTCAGGCCCAGGTTGCCGCCCTCGCCGACGACCTTGACCCGCAGGTCCTGGCCGTCGACGCGGATCGCGTCGTTCGCCTTGTCGCCCACGTCCGCGTGCGACTCGGTGTGCGCCTTCACGTACGTGCCGATGCCGCCGTTCCACAGCAGGTCGACCGGCGCGTGCAGGATGGCCTTCATCAGCTCGGCGGGGGTCATCTTGCTGACGCCCGCGTCGAGGCCGAGGGCCGCCCGCACCTGCGCGTTGATCGGGATCGACTTCGCGCTGCGGGGGTGGACGCCACCGCCGTGCGAGAGCAGCGAGGTGTCGTAGTCGGCCCAGGAGGAGCGGGGCAGCTCGAACAGACGGCGGCGCTCGGCGTAGGACGTGGCCGCGTCCGGGGTGGGGTCGAGGAAGATGTGCCGGTGGTCGAAGGCGGCCACCAGGCGGATGTGCTCGGAGAGCAGCATGCCGTTGCCGAAGACGTCACCGGACATGTCACCGACGCCGACGACCGTGAAGTCCTCGGTCTGGGTGTCGTGGCCCAGCTCGCGGAAGTGCCGCTTGACGGACTCCCAGGCACCGCGGGCGGTGATGCCCATGCCCTTGTGGTCGTAGCCGGCGCTGCCGCCGGAGGCGAAGGCGTCCCCGAGCCAGAAGCCGTACGACTGGGCGACCTCGTTGGCGATGTCGGAGAAGGTCGCGGTGCCCTTGTCGGCGGCGACGACGAGGTAGGTGTCGTCCTCGTCGTGGCGCACGACGTCCTTCGGCGGCACGACCTCGCCGCCGACCAGGTTGTCGGTGATGTCGAGCAGACCGGAGATGAAGGTCTTGTACGAGGCGATGCCCTCGGCCAGCCACGCGTCACGGTCCACCGACGGGTCCGGCAGCCGCTTGCCGACGAAGCCGCCCTTGGCGCCGACGGGCACGATGACGGTGTTCTTCACCATCTGCGCCTTGACCAGGCCGAGGACCTCGGTGCGGAAGTCCTCACGCCGGTCGGACCAGCGCAGACCACCGCGCGCGACCTTGCCGAAGCGCAGGTGCACGCCCTCGACGCGCGGGGAGTAGACCCAGATCTCGAACGCGGGGCGCGGGGCCGGCAGATCGGGGATCGCCTGCGGGTCGAGCTTGAGGGAGAGGTAGCCGTGCGGCTTCCCGTCCGGCGTCCGCTGGAAGTGATTGGTGCGCAGCGTGGCCTTGATGACGGTGAGGAAGGCCCGCAGGATGCGGTCCTCGTCCAGGCTCGCGACCTGGTCGAGGGCGCCGTCCAGCTCCTCCAGCAGCCCGTCGGTCAGCTCGCGGCCGGCGCGCTGGAGCGCCGGCGACATGCGTGCCTCGAAGAGGTTGACCAGCAGCCGGGTGGTGTGGACGTTGGTGCTGAGGGTGTCCTCCATGTAGGACTGGCTGAACGGCGAACCGGCCTGCCGGAGGTACTTCGCGTACGCCCGCAGCACCATCGCCTGCCGCCAGTCGAGACCGGCCCGCAGCACCAGGTTGTTGAAGTTGTCGTTCTCCGCGCGGCCGGTCCAGACGGCGGCGAAGGCCTCCTGGAAGCGGACGCGGGCGTCCTCGCCCTCGACGCGCTCGGGCATCCGCAGACCGAAGTCGTAGATCCACGCGGTCTTCCGGTCCGAGCAGCGCAGCTCGTACGGACGCTCGTCGACGACCTCGACACCGAGCCGCTGGAGCACCGGCAGCACGACGGACAGGGAGACCGGCTCGCCGGTGCGGTAGATCTTGAAGCGGCGCTCGCCGGGGGCCGCGCCGACCGGCTCGTACAGGCTGAGCTCGAAGTCGTGGGTGCCGCCGGCCGTCGTCAGCTTCTCCAGGTGACCGAGGTCGGAGACGGCGCTGCGCGGGTTGTGGTCGGCCTTGTAGCCCTCGGGGAAGGCATGGCCGTAGCGGCGCAGCAGCTCGGCGGCGCGCTCCTCGCCGACCTCGGCGGTCAGCGTCTCGGCGAAGCCGTCCGCCCAGGAGCGGGCGGCCTCGACCAGGCGGGCCTCGATGCGCTCGACGTCGGCATCGGTGAGGTGGCGCAGGGTGGCCCCGGGCTCGACGCGCACGACGAAGTGGAGACGGGAGAGGACCGACTCGGTGTTCCAGGCGGTGAAGTCGACGCTGGTGCCGCCGAGCTCCTCCTTGAGGATCTCGATCAGCCGCAGCCGGACGCCGGTGGTGTACCGGTCGCGGGGCAGGTAGACGAGGGCGGAGTAGTAGCGCCCGTAGGTCTCCTGGCGCAGGTACAGCCGCAGCCGG
The window above is part of the Streptomyces syringium genome. Proteins encoded here:
- a CDS encoding NAD-glutamate dehydrogenase, whose translation is MQTKLDEAKAELLERAARVAENSPAGGQQPTGPKGEGSLDPETLTAFLQRYYLHTAPEDLTGRDPVDVYGAALSHYRLAENRPQGTANVRVHTPTVEENGWMCSHSVVEVVTDDMPFLVDSVTNELSRQGRGIHVVIHPQVIVRRDLTGRLLEVLGSNCDAHGTGKDAELPHDALVESWIHVEIDRETDRGDLKQIAADLLRVLSDVRETVEDWAKMRDAALRIAESLPAEAVPSDVPATDVVEAGELLRWLAADHFTFLGYREYELTKVTTENGEEDVLAAVPGTGLGILRSDPSHHGEGHHAGPGTHLAGPASPSFSRLPADARAKAREHKLLVLTKANSRATVHRPSYLDYVGVKTFDADGNVTGERRFLGLFSSAAYTESVRRVPVVRRKVEQVLADAGFSPDSHDGRDLLQILETYPRDELFQTPGDQLRSVVTSVLYLQERRRLRLYLRQETYGRYYSALVYLPRDRYTTGVRLRLIEILKEELGGTSVDFTAWNTESVLSRLHFVVRVEPGATLRHLTDADVERIEARLVEAARSWADGFAETLTAEVGEERAAELLRRYGHAFPEGYKADHNPRSAVSDLGHLEKLTTAGGTHDFELSLYEPVGAAPGERRFKIYRTGEPVSLSVVLPVLQRLGVEVVDERPYELRCSDRKTAWIYDFGLRMPERVEGEDARVRFQEAFAAVWTGRAENDNFNNLVLRAGLDWRQAMVLRAYAKYLRQAGSPFSQSYMEDTLSTNVHTTRLLVNLFEARMSPALQRAGRELTDGLLEELDGALDQVASLDEDRILRAFLTVIKATLRTNHFQRTPDGKPHGYLSLKLDPQAIPDLPAPRPAFEIWVYSPRVEGVHLRFGKVARGGLRWSDRREDFRTEVLGLVKAQMVKNTVIVPVGAKGGFVGKRLPDPSVDRDAWLAEGIASYKTFISGLLDITDNLVGGEVVPPKDVVRHDEDDTYLVVAADKGTATFSDIANEVAQSYGFWLGDAFASGGSAGYDHKGMGITARGAWESVKRHFRELGHDTQTEDFTVVGVGDMSGDVFGNGMLLSEHIRLVAAFDHRHIFLDPTPDAATSYAERRRLFELPRSSWADYDTSLLSHGGGVHPRSAKSIPINAQVRAALGLDAGVSKMTPAELMKAILHAPVDLLWNGGIGTYVKAHTESHADVGDKANDAIRVDGQDLRVKVVGEGGNLGLTQLGRIEFALSGGPESTGGRINTDAIDNSAGVDTSDHEVNIKILLNALVTDGDMTVKQRNKLLAEMTDEVGELVLRNNYAQNTALANAVAQAPSLLHAHQRIMRRLTRDGHLDRALEFLPNDRQIRERLSQGRGLTQPELAVLLAYIKITTAEELLATDLPDDKYLERLLFAYFPEALRTAFAEQIDAHALRREIITTVLVNDTVNSGGSTFLHRLREETGASLEEIVRAQTAAREIFGLGRVWDAVETLDNTVAAEVQTRIRLHSRRLVERGTRWLLNNRPQPLQLAETIDFFRDGVAAVWFQLPKLLRGADSEWWQSIHDELVEAGVPDDLAVRVAGFSSVFPALDIVATGERTGKDPLDVAEVYYDLGDRLHISQLMDRIIELPRSDRWQSMARASIREDLYAAHAALTSDILAVGNGSSTPEERFQAWEEKNAALLNRARTTLDEIRGSDAFDLANLSVAMRTMRTLLRTHN